In Heliomicrobium undosum, one genomic interval encodes:
- the pcrA gene encoding DNA helicase PcrA translates to MSTDFLHSLNPVQREAVLHQEGPLLILAGAGSGKTRVLTHRIGQLIEQCRVSPFHILAITFTNKAAAEMRERLGRLIGSRAHDVWVSTFHSTCMRILRKDGEKLGYDRSFVIYDSSDQQRLLKECLRELNIDEKRFKPQAVSAAISSAKNMLMGPVAFERQAYDYFAQISAKTYHIYQKKMQANNAMDFDDLLVNCVRLFQEFPQVLDYYQDRFQYIHVDEYQDTNHAQYVLVKLLAEKYRNLCVVGDDDQSIYGWRGADIQNILDFERDYPEAVVLKLEQNYRSTEKILEAANAVVGNNRGRKAKKLWTENTSGEPIVSYQGETEHDEARYIVQTINRLSEAEGRPYRDFAILYRTNAQSRVLEEHFLYAGIPYRVFGGVRFYERTEIKDIVAYLRFISNPADAVSFRRVVNVPKRGIGDATVQKLLDHAEQAGWTAGEALARAGEVPGLSRAAKALAAFGQLIEELRREAPSLLVTQIVEAILDRTGYVRELEAEKTEEAKGRIENIKEFLSVTQEFDRTADEKTLEEFLAGVSLVSDTDNYNEDEDAVVLMTMHSAKGLEFPVVFVAGMEEGVFPHSRVQFEEAQVEEERRLCYVAITRARERLYLARAWRRTLFGNTVSNGPSRFLEEIPESLLVEEDDRAKRESLFSGAGGGSSYGRESFGREPFSGSSHRMSYFEPASAKSGSAATTAAGATAGANSNKAMTGASGLGNASGLGGATSKGSATGLGSAGGSNGAGAGSAPGSGGADYTVGDKVQHGKFGLGIVVKTSGSGENQELSVAFPQQGIKKLLVKYAGLKRV, encoded by the coding sequence TTGTCGACCGATTTTTTACACTCCCTGAATCCGGTTCAACGCGAGGCCGTCCTGCACCAGGAGGGGCCTCTTTTGATTCTTGCCGGGGCAGGTTCCGGGAAGACCCGAGTCTTGACTCACCGCATCGGCCAACTGATCGAACAATGCCGGGTGAGTCCCTTTCATATACTGGCCATCACCTTTACCAACAAGGCGGCCGCAGAGATGCGGGAACGGTTGGGCCGTCTCATCGGCTCGCGCGCCCATGATGTCTGGGTGTCCACCTTTCACTCCACCTGCATGCGCATCCTGCGCAAAGATGGGGAAAAGCTCGGCTATGATCGGAGCTTTGTCATCTACGACAGCAGCGACCAGCAACGCCTGCTCAAGGAGTGCCTGAGAGAGCTCAACATCGACGAAAAGCGGTTCAAACCGCAGGCCGTCAGCGCCGCCATCAGTTCGGCCAAGAACATGCTCATGGGTCCGGTCGCTTTTGAAAGGCAGGCCTATGATTATTTTGCGCAAATCTCTGCCAAAACGTACCATATTTACCAAAAGAAAATGCAGGCCAACAACGCCATGGATTTTGACGATCTGCTCGTCAACTGTGTCCGCCTCTTTCAGGAGTTTCCCCAAGTCCTCGACTACTACCAGGACCGCTTCCAGTACATCCATGTGGACGAGTACCAGGACACGAACCATGCCCAGTACGTGCTGGTGAAGCTGCTCGCCGAGAAGTACCGCAACCTCTGCGTCGTCGGCGATGATGACCAGAGCATATACGGCTGGCGGGGCGCCGATATCCAGAACATCCTCGATTTCGAACGCGATTACCCTGAGGCCGTCGTGCTCAAGTTGGAGCAAAACTATCGCTCGACCGAAAAGATCCTCGAAGCGGCCAACGCCGTCGTCGGCAACAACCGGGGGCGCAAGGCGAAAAAGCTCTGGACCGAGAATACCTCCGGCGAGCCCATCGTCTCCTATCAGGGTGAAACGGAGCACGATGAAGCGCGCTACATCGTCCAGACGATCAATCGCCTGTCCGAGGCGGAAGGCCGGCCCTACCGGGACTTTGCCATCTTGTACCGGACCAATGCCCAGTCGCGGGTGCTGGAAGAACACTTCTTGTACGCCGGCATACCCTATCGCGTCTTTGGCGGCGTTCGATTCTACGAACGGACAGAGATCAAGGATATCGTGGCCTACCTGCGCTTCATCTCCAACCCCGCCGATGCTGTCAGCTTCCGGCGCGTCGTCAACGTGCCCAAGCGGGGCATCGGCGATGCGACGGTGCAAAAGCTCCTCGATCATGCCGAACAGGCAGGGTGGACCGCCGGGGAGGCCCTGGCGCGCGCCGGGGAAGTGCCCGGCCTGTCCCGGGCCGCTAAGGCGCTGGCCGCCTTCGGTCAGTTGATCGAGGAACTGCGCCGGGAGGCGCCGTCGCTGCTCGTCACCCAGATCGTTGAAGCCATCCTGGATCGCACAGGCTATGTGCGTGAGTTGGAGGCCGAAAAGACGGAAGAGGCGAAGGGCCGCATCGAGAACATCAAGGAATTCCTCTCCGTCACCCAGGAGTTTGACCGGACGGCCGATGAAAAGACGCTCGAAGAGTTCCTGGCCGGCGTCTCCCTCGTGTCGGATACGGACAATTATAATGAAGACGAGGACGCCGTCGTCCTGATGACGATGCACTCCGCCAAGGGCCTGGAGTTTCCTGTTGTCTTCGTGGCCGGCATGGAGGAGGGGGTTTTTCCCCACAGCCGCGTCCAGTTCGAGGAGGCCCAGGTGGAGGAGGAGCGCCGCCTCTGCTATGTGGCGATTACGCGGGCGCGGGAGCGCCTCTACCTGGCTCGCGCATGGAGGCGAACCCTTTTCGGCAATACTGTTTCTAACGGTCCCTCCCGGTTTTTGGAAGAAATCCCAGAGTCCCTGCTCGTCGAGGAGGATGATCGGGCGAAGCGGGAGTCGCTGTTTTCCGGCGCCGGAGGGGGTTCTTCCTATGGAAGAGAATCTTTCGGCAGAGAACCTTTTTCCGGAAGCAGTCACCGCATGAGCTACTTTGAGCCGGCTTCAGCGAAGAGCGGTTCTGCCGCTACGACTGCTGCAGGCGCCACCGCCGGCGCAAACTCAAACAAGGCGATGACAGGCGCTTCCGGCCTCGGCAACGCCTCCGGCCTGGGTGGTGCGACCAGCAAGGGCAGCGCGACCGGACTCGGCAGCGCCGGTGGGAGTAACGGCGCCGGCGCGGGCAGCGCCCCAGGTTCGGGCGGCGCCGACTATACCGTCGGCGACAAGGTCCAGCACGGCAAGTTCGGCCTCGGGATCGTCGTCAAGACCTCCGGCAGCGGAGAAAACCAGGAGCTTTCCGTCGCCTTCCCCCAGCAGGGGATCAAGAAGCTGCTTGTCAAATATGCCGGATTAAAGCGGGTGTAA